Proteins from one Streptomyces sp. 840.1 genomic window:
- a CDS encoding SDR family oxidoreductase, whose amino-acid sequence MKVVVLDDGGLIGVETALWVRDHGHEVGLVSAPGGLDLLTRDEIAEAVQGCSVVIDLCHQPSLAMGALDEERGFAMDEERLVEAWLCSTSDLMRAEAAAGVTHHVVLSVVGADRVASTGAFRALQAHEAMIRRSGVPHTIVRATQLFESAEDIADAGTEDWIIWVPPVDVRPVSSRDVAMLVAHCAVSRPLNGVREIAGPEEFRLDVFIREALTVGDECRRVFTDVRSPFFGAHLRPSDLLPGAGAFITETRFRDWFAGCSAPEITS is encoded by the coding sequence ATGAAGGTTGTCGTCCTCGACGACGGCGGGCTCATCGGCGTCGAGACCGCGCTCTGGGTCCGGGACCACGGGCACGAGGTCGGTCTGGTCTCGGCGCCCGGGGGCCTCGACCTCCTCACACGGGACGAGATCGCCGAGGCCGTACAAGGCTGTTCCGTCGTGATCGACTTGTGCCACCAGCCTTCCCTGGCCATGGGGGCCCTGGACGAGGAACGCGGCTTCGCCATGGACGAGGAAAGACTGGTCGAAGCGTGGCTCTGCTCCACCAGTGACCTCATGCGGGCCGAGGCGGCGGCCGGCGTCACGCATCATGTGGTCCTGTCCGTCGTGGGAGCGGACCGCGTGGCGAGCACGGGTGCCTTCCGGGCTCTCCAGGCCCATGAGGCCATGATTCGGCGGTCCGGTGTCCCTCACACCATCGTCCGTGCCACGCAGTTGTTCGAGTCCGCCGAGGACATCGCGGACGCGGGCACCGAGGACTGGATCATCTGGGTGCCGCCGGTCGACGTACGCCCCGTATCGTCGCGGGACGTGGCCATGCTGGTCGCGCACTGCGCCGTGTCCCGACCGCTCAACGGCGTCCGGGAGATCGCCGGCCCCGAGGAATTCCGGCTGGACGTCTTCATCCGAGAAGCCCTGACCGTGGGGGATGAGTGCCGCCGTGTCTTCACGGACGTGCGCAGCCCGTTCTTCGGTGCGCATCTCCGGCCGTCGGACCTCCTGCCCGGTGCCGGCGCCTTCATCACGGAGACGAGGTTCCGGGATTGGTTCGCCGGTTGCTCCGCGCCTGAGATCACTTCCTGA
- a CDS encoding VOC family protein: MTSHEDLPAPQQGLLLTHFLTVRDVPVSRRFYADVFGGEVVMAENPAIVKVANSWIIMNPGGGPTPDKPGITLEAPRSGDRVSSFLNVRVADLTAFYAHAVARGAGFLTEPVDRGSELRCYLRDPDGYLIEVGQSTGLLAGIQAAAPAESR; encoded by the coding sequence ATGACATCCCACGAGGACCTCCCCGCCCCGCAACAGGGGCTTCTCCTCACGCACTTCCTCACAGTGCGCGACGTGCCGGTGTCGCGGCGCTTCTACGCCGACGTCTTCGGCGGCGAGGTCGTGATGGCGGAAAACCCCGCGATCGTGAAGGTGGCCAACAGCTGGATCATCATGAATCCCGGCGGCGGCCCCACGCCCGACAAGCCGGGGATCACACTGGAGGCACCCCGGAGCGGAGACCGTGTTTCCAGTTTCCTCAATGTTCGGGTGGCCGACCTGACCGCGTTCTACGCACATGCCGTGGCCCGCGGAGCCGGCTTCCTCACCGAGCCCGTCGACCGCGGATCCGAGCTCCGCTGCTACCTCCGCGACCCCGACGGCTACCTCATCGAGGTGGGTCAGTCGACCGGCCTGCTCGCCGGGATCCAAGCGGCTGCGCCGGCGGAGTCCCGTTGA
- a CDS encoding GNAT family N-acetyltransferase, translated as MAHDDDAEARMPREDPDLMESVFTNFRRYLMGWDSTSRPGPVVDQFRSGLATPQFNGVVRATFTSSPGPTVAAVRKDLAGVPWWWWVGPDSPENTASTLRRHGGRELTVLPVMVRPLGHQAGPGGTPGPDGTRTGLRVEAVRHGEQLAELVRTYRSSMGVAPALEAEMTRIESQREDNAGIVRLGAVLDGRLVGSTVVTTANRVAGIFLVHVAEAHRRQGVGAALTVAALQVGRERGMHAAALVSSPMGEPLYRRFGFTTRAEYRLFDFPA; from the coding sequence GTGGCACACGACGACGACGCGGAGGCCCGGATGCCCCGGGAGGACCCTGATCTGATGGAGTCGGTGTTCACCAACTTCCGTCGCTATCTGATGGGTTGGGACTCGACAAGCCGTCCGGGCCCCGTCGTCGACCAGTTCCGCAGTGGGCTGGCCACCCCGCAGTTCAACGGTGTGGTGCGCGCGACTTTCACTTCGTCGCCAGGTCCCACCGTGGCGGCCGTCCGCAAGGACCTGGCCGGTGTCCCCTGGTGGTGGTGGGTCGGCCCGGACAGTCCCGAGAACACGGCGAGCACCTTGCGGCGCCATGGGGGCAGGGAACTCACCGTTCTTCCTGTGATGGTGAGACCCCTCGGCCACCAGGCGGGCCCGGGTGGGACGCCCGGTCCGGACGGTACCCGTACCGGCCTGCGGGTCGAGGCGGTGCGGCACGGCGAGCAGCTGGCGGAGCTGGTCCGGACGTACCGGTCGTCGATGGGTGTCGCGCCTGCTCTGGAGGCAGAGATGACACGCATCGAGTCACAACGCGAGGACAACGCCGGCATCGTCCGGCTCGGCGCGGTACTGGACGGCCGGCTGGTCGGGTCCACAGTGGTGACAACCGCCAACAGAGTGGCCGGGATCTTCCTCGTGCACGTGGCCGAAGCCCATCGCCGCCAGGGCGTCGGGGCGGCGCTGACGGTCGCCGCCCTACAGGTCGGGCGGGAAAGGGGGATGCACGCCGCCGCGCTCGTATCGAGCCCCATGGGCGAACCCCTCTACCGGCGCTTCGGCTTCACGACGCGAGCGGAGTACCGCCTGTTCGACTTCCCGGCCTGA